The DNA region GCCCAGCACCGCTTTTCTGGTGACGACGATGCGCTCCCATTTCAGGTCTGTGCCCCTGGTGGTCAGCGGCCGTTCGAACTCCTGCCCCAGCAGGGCCCGCACCTGCTCCAGCTTCGGCCGCGGCCCGACCACATGCAGCACGTCGCCCAGCTTCAGGCGGGTGCCGTCGCGGGGAACGCAGAGCTTGCCGTCGCACAGCAGGCGCGAGGCGACCACCCCCTGGCCGCGCAGCAGATCGATGGAGCCGAGCGCCTTGCCCTCCAGTTCCGGGTTGCGCACGGCGAGATCCATCGTTTCCAGCCTGGACACCTCGGCGCGCCGTGCCTCCTCGAACCGGGTGGCCTCCGCCTCCGGGTCGATGCGGAACAGGGTGCGGACGGCGGCCATCGCCAGCAGATTGCCGGCGATGCCGAAGGGGTAGGTGACGGCGAAGGCGAGGCCGGGCAGGGCCATCACCGCCGCCCCGGCCCCGACCTCCGTCAGGACCTGCTGGGTGGCGGCGAGCGCCGGGGCGTTGGTCACCGCACCGGCGAACACCCCCAGCGAGGATCCCAGCGACAGCGTCCCCGACGAGACCAGCGCCGCGGTCAGCAGGATGCTCGATCCCACCATCAGCAGAGCCAGCCCGTTCAGCGCCAGCCCGGTGCGGCGCAATGCCGCGAAGAAGCCGGGGCCGACCTGGATGCCGATGGTGTAGACGAACAGGATCAGCCCGAAGTCGCGGATGAAGTCCATCATCTCCGGATTGAAGGAGACGCCCGCCTGCTTGGCGATGTGGCCGCCGGCGATGCCGGAAAACAGCACGCCGCCGATGCCGAGCCCGACCCCCCGGATCCTGATGTGGCCGAGCGCCACGCCGGCCGCCGACACCAGGCCGAGCATGAGGACCACCCGCGCGATCGGCGGCATGGCCTGGAGAATGTCTGCGAAGGCCGACGTGAAGGCCAACATGAAGGCCGACATGGGAGGACTCGCTCGCTGAACACGGTTGGGCGGGGTTCAGGCATGCCCCGGATGGACTGCGGGTAAGCCGCGACACTC from Azospirillum ramasamyi includes:
- a CDS encoding putative transporter, which codes for MSAFMLAFTSAFADILQAMPPIARVVLMLGLVSAAGVALGHIRIRGVGLGIGGVLFSGIAGGHIAKQAGVSFNPEMMDFIRDFGLILFVYTIGIQVGPGFFAALRRTGLALNGLALLMVGSSILLTAALVSSGTLSLGSSLGVFAGAVTNAPALAATQQVLTEVGAGAAVMALPGLAFAVTYPFGIAGNLLAMAAVRTLFRIDPEAEATRFEEARRAEVSRLETMDLAVRNPELEGKALGSIDLLRGQGVVASRLLCDGKLCVPRDGTRLKLGDVLHVVGPRPKLEQVRALLGQEFERPLTTRGTDLKWERIVVTRKAVLGKSIAALNLQEAHDVVVSRVNRSGVELVPTQALKLQFGDILTVIGRPESLAAVGQIFGNSAHRLQQVEMIPLFLGIALGAALGAIPLFLPGMPAPLRLGLAGGPLIVALILGRVGRIGPLVWFMPPAVNLALREIGIVLFLAVLGIASGDRFVATLASGAGWPWMMWGVLVTLVPLLLTGLIARGLMKLNFLTICGVLAGAQTNPPGLAYANALVASEAPALAYATVYPLAMCLRILGPQILVLLLW